Proteins encoded by one window of Macaca mulatta isolate MMU2019108-1 chromosome 10, T2T-MMU8v2.0, whole genome shotgun sequence:
- the SH3BP1 gene encoding SH3 domain-binding protein 1 isoform X3, protein MMKRQLHRMRQLAQTGSLGRTPETAEFLGEDLLQVEQRLEPAKRAAHNVHKRLQACLQGQSGADMDKRVKKLPLMALSTTMAESFKELDPDSSMGKALEMSCAIQNQLARILAEFEMTLERDVLQPLSRLSEEELPAILKHKKSLQKLVSDWNTLKSRLSQATKNSGSSQGLGGGPGSHSHTTMANKVETLKEEEEELKRKVEQCRDEYLADLYHFVTKEDSYANYFIHLLEIQADYHRRSLSSLDTALAELRENHGQADHSPSMAATHFSRVYGVSLATHLHELGREIALPIEACVMMLLSEGMKEEGLFRLAAGASVLKRLKQTMASDPHSLEEFCSDPHAVAGALKSYLRELPEPLMTFDLYDDWMRAASLKEPGARLQALQEVCSRLPPENLSNLRYLMKFLARLAEEQEVNKMTPSNIAIVLGPNLLWPPEKEGDQAQLDAASVSSIQVVGVVEALIQSADTLFPGDINFNVSGLFSAVTLQDTVSDRLASEELPPTAVPTPTTTPAPAPAPVPAPALASAATKERTESEVPPRPASPKVTRSPPETAAPVEDMARRSPRGATGRKEKLPCS, encoded by the exons ATGATGAAGAGGCAGTTGCACCGCATGCGGCAGCTGGCCCAGACGGGCAGCTTGGGACG CACCCCGGAGACCGCTGAGTTCCTGGGTGAGGACCTGCTGCAG GTAGAACAGCGGCTGGAGCCGGCCAAGCGAGCAGCCCACAACGTCCACAAGCGGCTGCAGGCCTGTCTGCAGGGCCAGAGTGGGGCAGACATGGACAAGCGGGTG AAGAAGCTTCCCCTCATGGCTCTGTCCACCACGATGGCCGAGAGCTTCAAGGAGCTGGACCCTGATTCCAGCATGGG GAAGGCCCTGGAGATGAGCTGTGCCATCCAGAACCAGCTGGCCCGCATCCTGGCCGAGTTTGAGATGACCCTGGAGAGGGACGTCCTGCAGCCACTCAGCAGGCTGAGTGAG GAGGAGCTGCCAGCCATCCTCAAGCACAAGAAAAGCCTCCAGAAGCTCGTGTCCGACTGGAACACACTCAAGAGCAG GCTCAGTCAGGCAACCAAGAATTCAGGCAGCAGTCAAGGCCTGGGAGGTGGCCCGGGCAGTCACAGCCACACGACTATGGCCAACAAGGTGGAGAcgctgaaggaggaggaggaggagctgaagAGGAAGGTGGAGCAATGCAGG GACGAGTACTTGGCTGACCTGTACCACTTTGTTACCAAGGAGGACTCCTATGCCAACTATTTCATTCAT CTCCTGGAGATTCAAGCCGATTACCATCGCAGGTCACTGAGCTCTCTGGACACAGCCCTGGCTGAGCTGAGGGAGAACCATGGCCAAGCAG ACCACTCCCCGTCGATGGCAGCCACCCACTTCTCCAGGGTGTATGGGGTGTCGCTGGCAACCCACCTGCATGAGCTGGGCCGGGAGATTGCCCTGCCCATTGAGGCCTGCGTCATGATGCTGCTTTCTGAGGGCATGAAGGAAGAG GGTCTCTTCCGTCTGGCTGCTGGGGCCTCAGTGCTGAAGCGTCTCAAGCAGACGATGGCCTCGGACCCCCACAGCCTGGAGGAGTTCTGCTCCGACCCACACGCCGTGGCAG GTGCCCTCAAGTCCTATCTGCGGGAGCTGCCAGAGCCCCTGATGACCTTCGACCTCTATGACGACTGGATGAGGGCAGCCAG CCTGAAGGAGCCAGGGGCCCGGCTGCAGGCCCTCCAAGAAGTGTGCAGCCGCCTGCCCCCCGAGAACCTCAGCAACCTCAG GTACCTGATGAAGTTCCTGGCACGACTGGCTGAGGAGCAGGAGGTGAACAAGATGACACCCAGCAACATCGCCATAGTCCTGGGACCCAACTTGCTGTGGCCACCTGAGAAAGAAGG GGACCAGGCCCAGCTGGATGCGGCTTCCGTGTCTTCCATCCAGGTGGTGGGTGTCGTCGAGGCGCTGATCCAGAGTGCAGACACCCTCTTCCCTGGAG ACATCAACTTCAACGTGTCAGGCCTCTTCTCAGCTGTTACCCTCCAGGACACGGTCAGTGACAGGCTGGCCTCTGAGGAACTTCCACCCACTGCTGTGCCCACCCCAACCACCACCCCGGCTCCGGCTCCAGCTCCAGTTCCAGCCCCAGCCTTGGCCTCAGCAGCTACCAAGGAAAG GACAGAGTCTGAGGTACCCCCCAGACCAGCCTCCCCCAAGGTCACCAGGAGCCCCCCGGAGACAGCTGCCCCGGTGGAGGATATGGCTCGGAGGA GTCCTCGGGGAGCCACCGGAAGGAAGGAGAAGCTTCCCTGCTCCTAG
- the SH3BP1 gene encoding SH3 domain-binding protein 1 isoform X1, which translates to MMKRQLHRMRQLAQTGSLGRTPETAEFLGEDLLQVEQRLEPAKRAAHNVHKRLQACLQGQSGADMDKRVKKLPLMALSTTMAESFKELDPDSSMGKALEMSCAIQNQLARILAEFEMTLERDVLQPLSRLSEEELPAILKHKKSLQKLVSDWNTLKSRLSQATKNSGSSQGLGGGPGSHSHTTMANKVETLKEEEEELKRKVEQCRDEYLADLYHFVTKEDSYANYFIHLLEIQADYHRRSLSSLDTALAELRENHGQADHSPSMAATHFSRVYGVSLATHLHELGREIALPIEACVMMLLSEGMKEEGLFRLAAGASVLKRLKQTMASDPHSLEEFCSDPHAVAGALKSYLRELPEPLMTFDLYDDWMRAASLKEPGARLQALQEVCSRLPPENLSNLRYLMKFLARLAEEQEVNKMTPSNIAIVLGPNLLWPPEKEGDQAQLDAASVSSIQVVGVVEALIQSADTLFPGDINFNVSGLFSAVTLQDTVSDRLASEELPPTAVPTPTTTPAPAPAPVPAPALASAATKERTESEVPPRPASPKVTRSPPETAAPVEDMARRTKRPAPARPTMPPPQVSGSRSSPPAPPLPPGSGSPGTPRALPRRLVGSSLRAPTVPPPLPPTPPQPARRQSRRSPASPSPASPGPASPSPASPGPASPSPVSLSTPAQVDLGAATAEGGAPEAVGGVPTTPAIPPQPRPRSLASETN; encoded by the exons ATGATGAAGAGGCAGTTGCACCGCATGCGGCAGCTGGCCCAGACGGGCAGCTTGGGACG CACCCCGGAGACCGCTGAGTTCCTGGGTGAGGACCTGCTGCAG GTAGAACAGCGGCTGGAGCCGGCCAAGCGAGCAGCCCACAACGTCCACAAGCGGCTGCAGGCCTGTCTGCAGGGCCAGAGTGGGGCAGACATGGACAAGCGGGTG AAGAAGCTTCCCCTCATGGCTCTGTCCACCACGATGGCCGAGAGCTTCAAGGAGCTGGACCCTGATTCCAGCATGGG GAAGGCCCTGGAGATGAGCTGTGCCATCCAGAACCAGCTGGCCCGCATCCTGGCCGAGTTTGAGATGACCCTGGAGAGGGACGTCCTGCAGCCACTCAGCAGGCTGAGTGAG GAGGAGCTGCCAGCCATCCTCAAGCACAAGAAAAGCCTCCAGAAGCTCGTGTCCGACTGGAACACACTCAAGAGCAG GCTCAGTCAGGCAACCAAGAATTCAGGCAGCAGTCAAGGCCTGGGAGGTGGCCCGGGCAGTCACAGCCACACGACTATGGCCAACAAGGTGGAGAcgctgaaggaggaggaggaggagctgaagAGGAAGGTGGAGCAATGCAGG GACGAGTACTTGGCTGACCTGTACCACTTTGTTACCAAGGAGGACTCCTATGCCAACTATTTCATTCAT CTCCTGGAGATTCAAGCCGATTACCATCGCAGGTCACTGAGCTCTCTGGACACAGCCCTGGCTGAGCTGAGGGAGAACCATGGCCAAGCAG ACCACTCCCCGTCGATGGCAGCCACCCACTTCTCCAGGGTGTATGGGGTGTCGCTGGCAACCCACCTGCATGAGCTGGGCCGGGAGATTGCCCTGCCCATTGAGGCCTGCGTCATGATGCTGCTTTCTGAGGGCATGAAGGAAGAG GGTCTCTTCCGTCTGGCTGCTGGGGCCTCAGTGCTGAAGCGTCTCAAGCAGACGATGGCCTCGGACCCCCACAGCCTGGAGGAGTTCTGCTCCGACCCACACGCCGTGGCAG GTGCCCTCAAGTCCTATCTGCGGGAGCTGCCAGAGCCCCTGATGACCTTCGACCTCTATGACGACTGGATGAGGGCAGCCAG CCTGAAGGAGCCAGGGGCCCGGCTGCAGGCCCTCCAAGAAGTGTGCAGCCGCCTGCCCCCCGAGAACCTCAGCAACCTCAG GTACCTGATGAAGTTCCTGGCACGACTGGCTGAGGAGCAGGAGGTGAACAAGATGACACCCAGCAACATCGCCATAGTCCTGGGACCCAACTTGCTGTGGCCACCTGAGAAAGAAGG GGACCAGGCCCAGCTGGATGCGGCTTCCGTGTCTTCCATCCAGGTGGTGGGTGTCGTCGAGGCGCTGATCCAGAGTGCAGACACCCTCTTCCCTGGAG ACATCAACTTCAACGTGTCAGGCCTCTTCTCAGCTGTTACCCTCCAGGACACGGTCAGTGACAGGCTGGCCTCTGAGGAACTTCCACCCACTGCTGTGCCCACCCCAACCACCACCCCGGCTCCGGCTCCAGCTCCAGTTCCAGCCCCAGCCTTGGCCTCAGCAGCTACCAAGGAAAG GACAGAGTCTGAGGTACCCCCCAGACCAGCCTCCCCCAAGGTCACCAGGAGCCCCCCGGAGACAGCTGCCCCGGTGGAGGATATGGCTCGGAGGA CCAAGCGCCCAGCACCAGCCCGGCCCACCATGCCGCCCCCCCAGGTCTCCGGCTCCCGTTCCtcccctccagccccacccctgccccctggCTCTGGAAGCCCTGGGACCCCCCGAGCCCTGCCCCGACGTCTGGTTGGCAGCAGCCTCCGAGCCCCCACAGTGCCACCCCCATTACCCCCCACACCCCCTCAGCCTGCCCGGCGCCAAAGCCGGCGTTCACCAGCCTCCCCCAGCCCGGCCTCCCCAGGTCCAgcctcccccagcccagcctccccagGTCCAGCCTCCCCCAGCCCAGTCTCTCTGAGTACCCCTGCACAGGTGGACCTGGGGGCTGCCACAGCAGAGGGAGGAGCCCCTGAGGCTGTCGGTGGGGTCCCCACTACCCCAGCTATCCCCCCTCAGCCCCGCCCCAGGAGCCTTGCCTCAGAGACTAACTGA
- the SH3BP1 gene encoding SH3 domain-binding protein 1 isoform X2 has translation MMKRQLHRMRQLAQTGSLGRTPETAEFLGEDLLQVEQRLEPAKRAAHNVHKRLQACLQGQSGADMDKRVKKLPLMALSTTMAESFKELDPDSSMGKALEMSCAIQNQLARILAEFEMTLERDVLQPLSRLSEEELPAILKHKKSLQKLVSDWNTLKSRLSQATKNSGSSQGLGGGPGSHSHTTMANKVETLKEEEEELKRKVEQCRDEYLADLYHFVTKEDSYANYFIHLLEIQADYHRRSLSSLDTALAELRENHGQADHSPSMAATHFSRVYGVSLATHLHELGREIALPIEACVMMLLSEGMKEEGLFRLAAGASVLKRLKQTMASDPHSLEEFCSDPHAVAGALKSYLRELPEPLMTFDLYDDWMRAASLKEPGARLQALQEVCSRLPPENLSNLRYLMKFLARLAEEQEVNKMTPSNIAIVLGPNLLWPPEKEGDQAQLDAASVSSIQVVGVVEALIQSADTLFPGDINFNVSGLFSAVTLQDTVSDRLASEELPPTAVPTPTTTPAPAPAPVPAPALASAATKERTESEVPPRPASPKVTRSPPETAAPVEDMARRTKRPAPARPTMPPPQVSGSRSSPPAPPLPPGSGSPGTPRALPRRLVGSSLRAPTVPPPLPPTPPQPARRQSRRSPASPSPASPGPASPSPVSLSTPAQVDLGAATAEGGAPEAVGGVPTTPAIPPQPRPRSLASETN, from the exons ATGATGAAGAGGCAGTTGCACCGCATGCGGCAGCTGGCCCAGACGGGCAGCTTGGGACG CACCCCGGAGACCGCTGAGTTCCTGGGTGAGGACCTGCTGCAG GTAGAACAGCGGCTGGAGCCGGCCAAGCGAGCAGCCCACAACGTCCACAAGCGGCTGCAGGCCTGTCTGCAGGGCCAGAGTGGGGCAGACATGGACAAGCGGGTG AAGAAGCTTCCCCTCATGGCTCTGTCCACCACGATGGCCGAGAGCTTCAAGGAGCTGGACCCTGATTCCAGCATGGG GAAGGCCCTGGAGATGAGCTGTGCCATCCAGAACCAGCTGGCCCGCATCCTGGCCGAGTTTGAGATGACCCTGGAGAGGGACGTCCTGCAGCCACTCAGCAGGCTGAGTGAG GAGGAGCTGCCAGCCATCCTCAAGCACAAGAAAAGCCTCCAGAAGCTCGTGTCCGACTGGAACACACTCAAGAGCAG GCTCAGTCAGGCAACCAAGAATTCAGGCAGCAGTCAAGGCCTGGGAGGTGGCCCGGGCAGTCACAGCCACACGACTATGGCCAACAAGGTGGAGAcgctgaaggaggaggaggaggagctgaagAGGAAGGTGGAGCAATGCAGG GACGAGTACTTGGCTGACCTGTACCACTTTGTTACCAAGGAGGACTCCTATGCCAACTATTTCATTCAT CTCCTGGAGATTCAAGCCGATTACCATCGCAGGTCACTGAGCTCTCTGGACACAGCCCTGGCTGAGCTGAGGGAGAACCATGGCCAAGCAG ACCACTCCCCGTCGATGGCAGCCACCCACTTCTCCAGGGTGTATGGGGTGTCGCTGGCAACCCACCTGCATGAGCTGGGCCGGGAGATTGCCCTGCCCATTGAGGCCTGCGTCATGATGCTGCTTTCTGAGGGCATGAAGGAAGAG GGTCTCTTCCGTCTGGCTGCTGGGGCCTCAGTGCTGAAGCGTCTCAAGCAGACGATGGCCTCGGACCCCCACAGCCTGGAGGAGTTCTGCTCCGACCCACACGCCGTGGCAG GTGCCCTCAAGTCCTATCTGCGGGAGCTGCCAGAGCCCCTGATGACCTTCGACCTCTATGACGACTGGATGAGGGCAGCCAG CCTGAAGGAGCCAGGGGCCCGGCTGCAGGCCCTCCAAGAAGTGTGCAGCCGCCTGCCCCCCGAGAACCTCAGCAACCTCAG GTACCTGATGAAGTTCCTGGCACGACTGGCTGAGGAGCAGGAGGTGAACAAGATGACACCCAGCAACATCGCCATAGTCCTGGGACCCAACTTGCTGTGGCCACCTGAGAAAGAAGG GGACCAGGCCCAGCTGGATGCGGCTTCCGTGTCTTCCATCCAGGTGGTGGGTGTCGTCGAGGCGCTGATCCAGAGTGCAGACACCCTCTTCCCTGGAG ACATCAACTTCAACGTGTCAGGCCTCTTCTCAGCTGTTACCCTCCAGGACACGGTCAGTGACAGGCTGGCCTCTGAGGAACTTCCACCCACTGCTGTGCCCACCCCAACCACCACCCCGGCTCCGGCTCCAGCTCCAGTTCCAGCCCCAGCCTTGGCCTCAGCAGCTACCAAGGAAAG GACAGAGTCTGAGGTACCCCCCAGACCAGCCTCCCCCAAGGTCACCAGGAGCCCCCCGGAGACAGCTGCCCCGGTGGAGGATATGGCTCGGAGGA CCAAGCGCCCAGCACCAGCCCGGCCCACCATGCCGCCCCCCCAGGTCTCCGGCTCCCGTTCCtcccctccagccccacccctgccccctggCTCTGGAAGCCCTGGGACCCCCCGAGCCCTGCCCCGACGTCTGGTTGGCAGCAGCCTCCGAGCCCCCACAGTGCCACCCCCATTACCCCCCACACCCCCTCAGCCTGCCCGGCGCCAAAGCCGGCGTTCACCAGCCTCCCCCAGCCCGGCCTCCCCAG GTCCAGCCTCCCCCAGCCCAGTCTCTCTGAGTACCCCTGCACAGGTGGACCTGGGGGCTGCCACAGCAGAGGGAGGAGCCCCTGAGGCTGTCGGTGGGGTCCCCACTACCCCAGCTATCCCCCCTCAGCCCCGCCCCAGGAGCCTTGCCTCAGAGACTAACTGA